The proteins below come from a single Malus sylvestris chromosome 3, drMalSylv7.2, whole genome shotgun sequence genomic window:
- the LOC126617075 gene encoding NAC domain-containing protein 1-like produces the protein MEPVEQSHPDHKASVTIITQQVASYSLSPNKQSPAQGGQGQFTPTSETGVSLTTNVSAAAGGTDHELSEDEANSLHNNLIKDQDEFFNSFPPGYRFNPFDGELIVHYLMKKVLDQPLPPNRIFEVNLYRYNPEVLAEKYEKYGDKWYFFTPRDRKYRNGSRPKRAAGDGYWKATGADKEVKSSDGAVVGSRKALVFYRGKPPKGDKTNWIMHEFKVKDSPVRSRRGENDMRLDNWVLCRIYKKDGQNGKRCESRNHAEIHSPFPHRINDESMEIEMSGDIVDPLHEYDPALEYDHKYSYKAYPHMTPLPNISGGLPVNMISNNRIQSVEAASMNAGSYYANMGYSQPICVRPPSMSSESVLGPYRYIDESTILQDDMMFGMKGFEHSLYSTNNYAGQFSALDHVFPYTE, from the exons ATGGAGCCTGTTGAGCAAAGTCATCCGGATCACAAGGCTTCTGTTACTATTATTACTCAACAGGTGGCTTCTTACAGCCTTAGCCCTAACAAGCAATCACCTGCACAAGGTGGTCAAGGTCAATTCACTCCGACGAGCGAGACTGGTGTTTCTTTGACAACCAACGTGTCAGCCGCCGCTGGCGGCACAGATCATGAGCTTTCGGAAGATGAGGCAAACAGTTTGCATAACAACCTGATAAAGGATCAAGATGAATTTTTCAATTCCTTCCCACCTGGCTATAGGTTCAACCCATTTGATGGCGAACTTATTGTGCATTATCTCATGAAAAAGGTCTTGGATCAGCCCTTGCCGCCAAACCGGATCTTTGAAGTTAACCTATACCGCTACAATCCCGAAGTGCTTGCTG aaaaatatgagaaatatgGGGACAAATGGTATTTTTTTACTCCAAGGGACCGGAAGTATCGCAATGGAAGTCGCCCAAAGAGGGCAGCTGGGGATGGATATTGGAAGGCGACCGGAGCTGACAAGGAAGTGAAGTCATCTGATGGAGCTGTTGTTGGATCGAGAAAGGCTCTGGTTTTCTATAGGGGCAAACCCCCAAAGGGTGACAAAACCAACTGGATCATGCATGAGTTTAAAGTCAAGGATTCTCCTGTTCGAAGCAGAAGGGGTGAGAATGACATGAGG TTGGATAATTGGGTACTCTGTAGAATTTATAAGAAGGATGGTCAAAATGGCAAAAGATGTGAAAGTCGAAATCATGCTGAAATACATTCTCCATTTCCGCATAGAATAAATGACGAAAGCATGGAGATTGAGATGAGTGGAGATATTGTTGATCCTTTACATGAGTATGATCCTGCACTGGAGTATGACCATAAATACTCATATAAAGCATATCCTCATATGACACCTCTGCCAAATATTTCCGGTGGGCTGCCAGTTAACATGATTAGCAATAATCGAATTCAGTCTGTTGAAGCAGCCTCTATGAATGCTGGGAGCTACTATGCAAATATGGGGTACTCGCAACCAATATGCGTTAGACCTCCATCGATGTCTTCTGAGAGTGTTCTTGGGCCTTACAGATATATAGATGAATCAACTATTCTTCAAGATGACATGATGTTCGGCATGAAGGGGTTCGAACATAGCCTTTACAGTACAAATAATTATGCAGGGCAATTCTCAGCTTTGGATCATGTTTTTCCTTATACGGAATAA